In Schizosaccharomyces osmophilus chromosome 1, complete sequence, the genomic window GCAATTCCTTATCAACAAATATATTCGGGGTTTAGTTTGTTTCAAAGTTAGATTTCGTCTTCACTTActatcttttatttcaacGGAGTGTGTTTTGAAGTTCAAGTGATTTCTAAAGAATACAAGGCGAACGACTTGCTTGCCTTTACATGTGTAGGGAATACTGAGATATCATTCTAGCTGGTTTTTATTCGAGATGGCTAGCTTTCATTTATTAGTGTCCTACGCTACTATCATCCTTGCAATTATAGCAGGCATTACATATGCAACAAGGAGTATCTGGGGACCACGTTTACGCCGATTTCGATACTCGCCTGTACATGATTCATTCGAATCTGATATTCAAAACGGATTGACatccaattcttttgatcTTTTCCAGAATGTGCTTTCACAAGATTCGCGGGCCGGTCTCGACGAGGCATCTTCTATGGAAATAAAGGGCATCATGAAGAAACAACAATGCTCCTTTGATCAAGCTCGTCTCATTTATCTTCGAAATACAATGAGTAGAAACAATATTGATCCTTCCGGACTTCCTCTGGATAGTAAGGCTATTACTAAACTTTGAAGCATTGTTCTCGTGAGTAATGCAATTATTACAACGACTATGCATGGAAGGGACATTGGATTATGATTAAATATGTGATCCACCGGGTTGCTTTCTATATCCGCTATTGCTTTTccgttttttatttttttttatttttttttcattgtcTTTTCCGTTTTTA contains:
- a CDS encoding ER membrane DUF2015 family conserved fungal protein, producing the protein MASFHLLVSYATIILAIIAGITYATRSIWGPRLRRFRYSPVHDSFESDIQNGLTSNSFDLFQNVLSQDSRAGLDEASSMEIKGIMKKQQCSFDQARLIYLRNTMSRNNIDPSGLPLDSKAITKL